A DNA window from Rhizobium jaguaris contains the following coding sequences:
- a CDS encoding HAD family hydrolase, translated as MKSPLVVFDLDGTLLDTHADLVESLNHTIAALELAPVSYSDLTYLVGNGAQVMIERACKLQGYILKSEELPTLLQRFIAHYTETMPGLTQPYPGLLAALDALKAQGCKFAICTNKMESLARTLLERLGLTHYFEAITGGDTFTVRKPNAEHLIGTVERAGGDLRRTVMIGDSINDILVARNAGVPSIAVPFGYSDVSVDTLGPNRVIAHYDELTPALVRGLLAA; from the coding sequence GTGAAATCTCCCCTTGTCGTATTCGATCTCGACGGCACGCTGCTCGATACCCATGCGGATCTCGTCGAAAGCCTAAACCATACGATTGCCGCATTGGAACTGGCGCCCGTCAGCTACAGCGACCTGACTTACCTCGTCGGCAACGGCGCCCAGGTCATGATCGAACGCGCCTGCAAGCTGCAAGGCTATATCCTGAAGTCAGAAGAACTGCCGACACTGTTGCAGCGATTCATCGCGCACTATACCGAGACGATGCCTGGCCTGACGCAACCCTACCCGGGTCTGCTTGCGGCATTGGATGCTTTGAAGGCGCAAGGCTGCAAGTTCGCCATCTGCACGAACAAGATGGAGTCACTCGCACGCACCCTTCTGGAGCGGCTCGGGCTCACCCATTACTTCGAGGCTATCACCGGCGGCGATACCTTCACCGTTCGCAAACCGAATGCAGAGCACCTGATCGGCACGGTGGAACGCGCTGGCGGTGACCTTCGCCGCACCGTGATGATCGGCGACAGCATCAACGACATTCTGGTTGCCCGTAATGCCGGCGTCCCTTCCATTGCTGTCCCCTTCGGCTATTCGGACGTCAGCGTCGATACCCTCGGTCCGAACCGGGTCATCGCCCATTATGACGAGCTTACGCCCGCGCTCGTCCGCGGCTTGCTGGCTGCATAG
- a CDS encoding L,D-transpeptidase family protein, whose amino-acid sequence MKLVTKAAASVLALSCCISAVGATSANAMTLMDFIRGGQARQESTRVSAPLTTSRGQPGLGADAPAQTKEPLPTVSAPKYYTYKPEPMRLVASNRFTDPVVTGAVADASTTPVAVDTSASQRRFLTDARVMATNDIAKALEAYYADQSKPLVWVADNVINDKAKAAMAVLADAGSVGLDPADYAVQAPSFDPASVDPTMRDRALMQFELALSGKVLMFVQDTVRGRLDPNKISGYHDFKRKDVDLTPVLGLLQASSDAAAYLNSRSPSNQEFMELKAELAKLRGESGNDAHISISLNGILKPGGSSPEMANIVKAIQQRGSDALKVKNAVTLAAYSGTPDYTPDLVSLVEDFQKEKGLTSNGVIGQSSVRAMVGENNDAKIQKLVIAMEQLRWLPDELGPRYVFINQPAFMVYYHNNNQEQLSMRVVVGGKQHQTFFFENQIQTVEFNPFWGVPQSIIINEMLPKLRADPNYLDRMGYQVEVGGRAVASSSVDWYGSTKNVSVRQPPSSDNALGELKILFPNSHAIYMHDTPEKSFFKKDMRALSHGCVRLAEPRAMAAAVLNTTEDEIAKQIATGQNHAVPVPQKFPIYIAYFTAWPNKDGVVQYFNDVYDRDAATQKALDATTKARAAQI is encoded by the coding sequence ATGAAACTTGTCACTAAAGCCGCAGCATCCGTTCTGGCGCTTTCCTGCTGCATCTCCGCCGTGGGCGCGACATCCGCGAACGCCATGACCCTCATGGACTTTATTCGCGGCGGCCAGGCGCGCCAGGAGAGCACGCGAGTCTCCGCACCGCTCACCACCAGTCGCGGTCAGCCGGGCCTTGGCGCCGACGCGCCGGCGCAGACGAAAGAGCCGCTCCCCACGGTCAGCGCGCCCAAATATTATACCTACAAGCCTGAGCCCATGCGTCTCGTGGCATCCAATCGTTTCACCGATCCGGTGGTGACCGGGGCTGTCGCGGATGCGTCGACGACGCCGGTTGCCGTCGATACCAGCGCTTCGCAGCGTCGTTTCTTGACCGACGCTCGTGTGATGGCGACCAATGACATCGCCAAGGCGCTCGAGGCCTATTACGCCGACCAGAGTAAGCCGCTCGTCTGGGTGGCCGACAATGTCATCAATGACAAGGCGAAGGCCGCCATGGCTGTTCTGGCAGATGCCGGCTCGGTTGGCCTCGACCCGGCCGACTATGCCGTCCAGGCGCCCAGCTTCGATCCGGCAAGCGTCGATCCGACGATGCGCGACCGCGCCTTGATGCAATTCGAGCTTGCACTTTCCGGCAAGGTATTGATGTTCGTTCAGGATACGGTCCGCGGCCGTCTCGACCCGAACAAGATCTCCGGCTATCACGATTTCAAACGCAAGGACGTCGATCTGACGCCGGTTCTGGGCCTGCTGCAAGCAAGCTCGGACGCTGCTGCCTATCTCAATAGCCGCAGCCCTTCGAACCAGGAGTTCATGGAGCTGAAGGCAGAGCTTGCCAAGCTTCGCGGCGAAAGCGGCAACGATGCCCATATCTCCATCTCATTGAACGGCATCCTGAAGCCCGGCGGCAGCTCGCCGGAGATGGCCAACATCGTCAAAGCCATCCAGCAACGCGGTTCGGATGCGCTGAAGGTCAAGAACGCCGTCACGCTTGCTGCCTACAGCGGCACGCCGGACTATACGCCGGACCTCGTCTCGCTGGTCGAAGACTTTCAGAAGGAAAAAGGCCTGACGTCCAACGGCGTCATCGGCCAGTCTTCGGTGCGCGCCATGGTCGGCGAAAATAACGACGCGAAGATCCAGAAGCTGGTCATCGCGATGGAGCAGTTGCGCTGGCTGCCGGACGAGCTCGGCCCGCGCTACGTCTTCATCAACCAGCCGGCCTTCATGGTCTACTATCACAACAATAATCAGGAACAACTGTCGATGCGTGTTGTCGTGGGCGGCAAGCAGCATCAGACGTTCTTCTTTGAGAACCAGATCCAGACCGTTGAGTTCAACCCGTTCTGGGGTGTTCCGCAGTCGATTATCATCAACGAAATGCTGCCGAAGCTGCGTGCCGATCCGAACTATCTCGACCGCATGGGCTATCAGGTCGAAGTCGGCGGCCGTGCCGTCGCGTCGTCCAGCGTCGACTGGTATGGCTCGACCAAGAATGTCTCCGTTCGCCAGCCTCCAAGCAGCGACAATGCGCTGGGTGAACTGAAGATTCTCTTCCCGAATTCGCATGCGATCTACATGCATGACACGCCGGAAAAGAGCTTCTTCAAGAAGGATATGCGTGCGCTCAGCCACGGTTGCGTACGCCTTGCCGAACCCCGCGCCATGGCCGCTGCCGTGCTGAACACGACGGAAGACGAAATCGCAAAGCAGATCGCCACCGGCCAGAACCATGCCGTGCCGGTGCCGCAGAAGTTCCCGATCTACATCGCGTACTTCACTGCCTGGCCGAACAAGGACGGCGTCGTGCAGTATTTCAACGACGTCTACGATCGCGATGCTGCGACGCAGAAGGCGCTCGACGCGACGACCAAGGCGCGCGCCGCACAGATTTGA
- the rpiA gene encoding ribose-5-phosphate isomerase RpiA — MDARQMKIEAARAALTYVESGMRLGIGTGSTAEEFVRLLAERVAAGLTIEGVPTSERTARLCVELGVPLKSLDELPELDLTIDGADEVDGALRLIKGGGGALLREKIVAASSARMIVIADESKIVETLGAFPLPIEVNPFGLVSTRILIEKAASGLGLSGALNLRQSGDGNFMTDGGHFIIDASFGRIPDAEALSIELNSIPGVVEHGLFINMATLAVIAGPAGARTLQANNT; from the coding sequence ATGGACGCCCGCCAAATGAAGATCGAGGCTGCAAGGGCGGCTCTGACCTATGTCGAGAGCGGCATGCGGCTCGGGATCGGCACGGGCAGCACGGCGGAAGAGTTCGTTCGGTTGCTCGCCGAGAGAGTTGCGGCAGGCCTTACGATCGAGGGCGTTCCGACCTCCGAGCGTACGGCTAGGCTCTGTGTCGAACTCGGCGTGCCATTGAAATCGCTCGATGAACTTCCCGAGCTTGATCTCACCATCGACGGTGCCGACGAGGTGGACGGTGCCCTGCGGCTGATCAAAGGCGGTGGTGGCGCGTTGCTGCGCGAAAAAATCGTCGCAGCTTCGTCGGCGCGGATGATCGTCATTGCCGATGAGAGCAAGATTGTCGAGACGCTTGGCGCGTTTCCGCTGCCGATCGAGGTCAATCCGTTTGGCCTCGTTTCCACACGCATCCTGATCGAGAAGGCGGCATCGGGTCTTGGTCTTTCCGGCGCACTCAACCTGCGCCAGTCGGGTGATGGCAACTTCATGACCGACGGTGGGCATTTCATAATTGACGCATCTTTTGGCCGCATTCCTGATGCAGAGGCGCTGTCGATTGAGCTGAATTCGATTCCCGGTGTTGTCGAACACGGGCTCTTCATCAACATGGCGACACTTGCGGTTATAGCCGGTCCAGCCGGCGCGCGCACGTTGCAGGCGAACAATACA